A genomic window from Flintibacter sp. KGMB00164 includes:
- a CDS encoding YgjP-like metallopeptidase domain-containing protein has translation MEQYRVVDTPQGALTYLLVKKRVKNLNLRLNRQGQAILSVPLRCPEEQADQFIREKSGWILRNQPAPQSQPLPPPVDREECKRLLGEAVLRVYPLVSDAGVPLPQVRVRKMKSQWGNCHYRQGYITLNSALARCPQELRDYVALHELVHFLHHDHGPGFYAAMDIRMPDWRRRRKALREYICALDE, from the coding sequence ATGGAACAGTACCGGGTAGTGGATACTCCTCAGGGAGCGCTGACTTACCTGCTGGTGAAAAAGCGGGTCAAAAATCTGAATCTGCGGCTTAACCGTCAAGGACAAGCGATTTTGTCTGTACCTCTTCGCTGCCCCGAGGAGCAGGCAGACCAGTTTATTCGTGAGAAAAGCGGCTGGATTTTGCGCAATCAACCTGCGCCCCAATCTCAGCCGCTGCCGCCGCCGGTAGATCGGGAGGAATGTAAGCGGCTGCTGGGAGAGGCGGTGCTTCGGGTCTATCCATTGGTATCGGATGCGGGAGTGCCGCTGCCTCAGGTTCGGGTACGGAAGATGAAAAGCCAGTGGGGAAATTGCCACTACCGCCAGGGATACATTACGTTAAATAGCGCTCTGGCACGCTGTCCCCAGGAACTGCGAGACTATGTAGCCCTCCATGAACTGGTCCACTTTCTCCACCACGACCACGGTCCAGGCTTTTATGCTGCCATGGATATCCGGATGCCGGACTGGCGGCGGCGTCGCAAGGCTCTGCGGGAGTATATATGTGCGTTAGATGAATAA
- a CDS encoding DUF2975 domain-containing protein, translating to MGKSNVEKLARLLKGLVLAVFICNLIALFFVPCVVLLSPLGLFQQLADRILHLLQIRPFGEDDVYVPMLGLAFVAWAEIWKDWVHVAYSAFLLLCGGCTAMILNRANHILNTILKTSPFVRENARAMKQAAVCCWVISGAAVVRVVAEIVALRNVAPLITYNAVAIPIFFMAGLLFLVMSALFGQAAELKEDQDLTI from the coding sequence ATGGGTAAGAGTAATGTGGAAAAATTGGCTCGCTTGCTGAAAGGGCTTGTGCTGGCGGTTTTTATCTGTAATCTTATCGCCTTATTCTTCGTTCCCTGTGTCGTTTTGCTGTCTCCGCTGGGACTGTTTCAGCAGTTAGCGGACCGGATCTTGCACCTGCTGCAGATCCGCCCCTTTGGGGAGGATGACGTCTATGTGCCTATGCTGGGATTGGCATTCGTTGCTTGGGCAGAGATCTGGAAAGACTGGGTCCACGTAGCATATTCCGCGTTTTTGCTCCTGTGCGGCGGCTGCACAGCGATGATCTTAAACCGGGCAAACCACATTTTGAATACCATCCTAAAAACAAGTCCCTTTGTGCGGGAAAACGCGAGAGCCATGAAACAGGCGGCCGTTTGCTGCTGGGTGATTTCCGGTGCTGCTGTGGTGCGTGTTGTGGCGGAAATCGTAGCACTTCGGAACGTAGCGCCTTTGATCACCTATAATGCAGTGGCGATTCCTATTTTCTTTATGGCCGGTTTGCTGTTTCTGGTCATGTCCGCCCTATTTGGTCAGGCGGCGGAGCTGAAAGAGGACCAGGATCTGACCATTTAA
- a CDS encoding helix-turn-helix transcriptional regulator, whose protein sequence is MGIVVNLDVMMAKRKMSLGELAQKVDITMANLSILKNNKARAVRFSTLEAICKALDCQPGDILEYVPDEEG, encoded by the coding sequence GTGGGGATTGTAGTGAATCTGGATGTGATGATGGCCAAACGGAAGATGTCCCTGGGAGAACTGGCCCAGAAAGTAGATATTACCATGGCCAACTTGTCTATTCTAAAAAACAACAAGGCACGGGCGGTACGTTTTTCCACTCTGGAGGCCATCTGCAAGGCGCTGGACTGCCAGCCGGGAGACATTTTGGAGTACGTCCCTGACGAGGAGGGCTGA
- a CDS encoding metallophosphoesterase: protein MKRSHKKRLFGAAALAGAAFLGTCIWALQSTLGVSQYEVALPQGMEGLDGYRIVQIADLHSAKLDQELEQALEQLQPHLIVMTGDLVNREDRDFSQALATAALAVRFAPTYFVRGNHEVDNPDYAILRRGLEEAGVTILEDEGVVLEHHGASLNLVGVKDVTAYSGSRAEAIRAMGQTASEQFVDGAYHVLLSHRPSLLETYGACGADLVFSGHAHGGQVRLPVLGAVFAPDQGLWPQVTAGVHTAGQTQVVVSRGLGNGTPFPRLWNGPELVAVTLRAQESLSQNG from the coding sequence ATGAAGCGAAGCCACAAAAAAAGACTCTTTGGTGCAGCGGCCCTGGCTGGGGCAGCTTTTCTGGGAACCTGTATCTGGGCACTGCAGAGCACGCTTGGGGTCAGCCAATATGAAGTTGCGCTGCCCCAGGGGATGGAAGGATTGGACGGGTACCGGATCGTCCAGATCGCGGACCTGCACAGTGCAAAGCTGGATCAGGAACTGGAGCAGGCACTGGAACAGCTACAGCCCCATTTGATCGTGATGACCGGCGACCTGGTGAACCGGGAGGACAGGGACTTTTCCCAGGCTCTGGCTACGGCGGCGCTGGCCGTCCGTTTTGCCCCCACTTACTTTGTCCGGGGCAACCACGAGGTGGATAATCCGGACTATGCCATCCTGCGCCGGGGGCTGGAGGAGGCTGGAGTCACCATTCTGGAGGACGAAGGCGTAGTGCTGGAGCACCATGGTGCGTCTTTGAATTTGGTGGGGGTCAAGGATGTGACCGCCTATTCGGGAAGCCGGGCGGAGGCCATCCGCGCTATGGGACAGACGGCCAGCGAGCAGTTTGTGGACGGGGCTTACCATGTGCTGCTCTCCCACCGGCCCAGCCTGCTGGAGACCTACGGGGCCTGCGGGGCAGACCTGGTGTTCTCCGGTCACGCCCACGGAGGACAGGTACGCCTGCCAGTGCTTGGAGCGGTGTTTGCTCCGGATCAGGGGCTTTGGCCGCAGGTGACGGCGGGGGTCCATACCGCCGGGCAGACCCAGGTGGTGGTCAGCCGGGGACTGGGCAACGGAACCCCTTTCCCGCGTCTGTGGAACGGTCCGGAGCTGGTGGCGGTTACCCTGCGCGCGCAGGAGAGTTTATCTCAGAATGGTTGA
- the nudC gene encoding NAD(+) diphosphatase: MIQDIAPHHYDNAYHPTQPKAGDRVFFYHEGSTLLSAATGEPFTWEKVTDLTGGETLETTYFFRIDETAFHWSREVPQSVLEASLPVKDSHFRSMQPGWLAFAGITASQLHQWYGNHRFCGRCGQNMEHDKVERAMRCPACGNLVYPTISPAVIVAVTHGDRLLLTKYSRPGAYRNYALIAGFAEIGEPLEDTVRREVMEEVGLPVKNIRFYKSQPWSFSSSLLAGFYCDLDTDDETVTLQADELGEGTWFDRENLPVGGSDISLTREMIQRFRQGPV; the protein is encoded by the coding sequence ATGATCCAGGACATCGCTCCCCACCATTACGACAATGCCTATCATCCCACCCAGCCCAAAGCTGGGGATCGGGTCTTTTTCTATCATGAGGGCAGCACTCTGCTCTCTGCCGCCACCGGCGAGCCCTTCACCTGGGAGAAGGTCACGGACCTCACCGGCGGTGAGACGCTGGAGACCACCTACTTCTTCCGTATCGATGAGACTGCCTTTCACTGGAGCCGGGAGGTTCCACAGAGCGTGCTGGAGGCCTCTCTGCCGGTGAAGGATTCCCACTTCCGCTCTATGCAGCCCGGGTGGCTGGCCTTTGCAGGTATCACCGCCAGCCAGCTGCACCAGTGGTACGGAAACCACCGCTTCTGCGGCCGGTGCGGCCAGAATATGGAGCACGATAAGGTAGAGCGCGCCATGCGCTGCCCCGCCTGCGGGAATCTGGTCTATCCCACCATTTCTCCGGCTGTTATCGTGGCTGTGACTCACGGTGACCGCCTGCTGCTCACCAAGTACTCCCGCCCGGGGGCGTACCGCAACTATGCCCTCATTGCCGGCTTTGCTGAGATCGGCGAACCTCTGGAGGATACGGTGCGCCGGGAGGTTATGGAAGAAGTAGGGCTGCCGGTGAAGAACATCCGCTTCTACAAAAGCCAGCCCTGGAGCTTTTCCAGCAGCCTGCTGGCCGGGTTCTACTGCGACCTGGATACCGATGATGAGACGGTGACCCTCCAGGCGGATGAACTGGGCGAGGGGACCTGGTTTGACCGGGAAAACCTGCCTGTGGGAGGCTCGGATATATCGCTGACCCGGGAGATGATCCAGCGCTTCCGGCAGGGACCGGTATAA
- a CDS encoding YabP/YqfC family sporulation protein has translation MGGRKGSLLEKTAQLLDLPADAMAGVPRLELVGTGELRMENHKGILAYGSEEIHISAGSYVVRVTGRELELRAMTGLELLITGQIADIRME, from the coding sequence ATGGGGGGCAGAAAGGGAAGCCTGTTGGAAAAGACCGCTCAGCTGCTGGACCTGCCCGCGGATGCGATGGCGGGGGTGCCCAGGCTGGAACTGGTGGGAACGGGAGAGCTGCGTATGGAGAATCACAAGGGGATTTTGGCCTATGGGAGCGAGGAGATCCATATCAGCGCCGGCTCCTATGTGGTGCGGGTCACCGGACGGGAGCTGGAGCTGCGGGCTATGACGGGCCTGGAGCTGCTCATCACCGGGCAGATCGCGGACATCCGCATGGAGTAG
- a CDS encoding sporulation protein YqfD, whose product MRQVENLLRGTVTLTARGAFPERLLNLCAQEQVPCWGLEWVDEHALRLITLRQKLRRLEELAQRVGCEIEIEDSRGLPAFLRRFRKRYAFLVGLALSVAAVCILSRFILTIQVTGNEQVSSATILSQLRQQGVRPGVYGPSLDRKSIAQRVLLEMPDLSWMSINLYGTRLEVVVREAVKAPELDREEGYYDVVSQADGIILQVEPLAGEALVAEGDTVAKGEVVISGLVSMPPPQYSDLPTRYYQTHARGRVWARTWRTLRGAIPLQAQVKEYTGKERTLWSISFFGFSLDFFRNSSIPWESYDKITTVYQGSLPGGQRLPMMLTAQRCRAYETQSVDVDVEAAQALVEEGLERRLQDLIGPDGQVLSQNFTARVADGMLEVTLSAECQEEIGQEMPSSREIPEEDSSAEQE is encoded by the coding sequence ATGAGGCAGGTAGAAAATCTCCTGCGGGGAACGGTAACTCTCACGGCCCGGGGAGCCTTTCCGGAGCGGCTGTTGAATCTGTGCGCCCAGGAGCAGGTACCCTGCTGGGGGCTGGAGTGGGTGGACGAGCACGCCCTGCGGCTCATTACTCTGCGCCAGAAACTGCGGCGGCTGGAGGAGCTGGCGCAGCGTGTGGGGTGCGAGATCGAAATAGAGGACAGCAGGGGACTGCCTGCCTTCCTGCGCCGCTTCCGCAAGCGCTACGCATTTTTGGTGGGGCTGGCACTGAGTGTGGCGGCGGTGTGTATTCTCTCCCGGTTTATTCTCACCATCCAGGTCACGGGCAATGAGCAGGTATCCTCGGCCACCATCCTCTCCCAACTGCGCCAGCAGGGGGTGCGCCCGGGGGTATACGGACCAAGTTTGGACCGCAAGAGTATTGCCCAACGTGTTTTGTTGGAGATGCCCGATCTGTCCTGGATGTCTATCAATCTCTACGGTACCCGGCTGGAGGTGGTGGTGCGGGAGGCGGTCAAGGCACCGGAGCTGGACCGGGAGGAGGGGTACTACGATGTGGTGTCCCAGGCCGACGGGATCATCCTCCAGGTGGAGCCGCTGGCCGGAGAGGCGCTGGTAGCGGAGGGGGATACGGTAGCAAAAGGCGAGGTGGTGATTTCGGGCCTGGTCAGCATGCCGCCCCCTCAGTACAGCGACCTGCCCACCCGCTACTACCAGACCCACGCCCGGGGACGGGTGTGGGCCAGAACGTGGCGTACTCTGCGGGGGGCCATCCCTCTCCAGGCCCAGGTGAAGGAGTACACTGGGAAAGAGCGTACCCTGTGGTCGATAAGCTTTTTTGGATTTTCCCTGGATTTTTTCCGAAACAGTAGCATTCCATGGGAGTCTTATGATAAAATAACCACGGTGTACCAGGGAAGCCTCCCCGGCGGCCAGCGCTTGCCCATGATGCTTACGGCTCAGCGCTGCCGTGCCTATGAGACGCAGAGTGTGGACGTGGATGTGGAAGCGGCCCAAGCTCTGGTGGAGGAGGGACTGGAACGCCGGCTCCAGGATCTGATTGGCCCGGATGGACAGGTGCTGTCCCAAAACTTCACCGCCCGGGTGGCAGACGGGATGCTGGAGGTCACGCTGAGCGCCGAGTGCCAGGAGGAAATTGGCCAGGAGATGCCCAGCTCACGGGAAATTCCAGAGGAGGACTCCTCTGCCGAACAGGAGTAA
- a CDS encoding PhoH family protein, whose amino-acid sequence MTEQTISLERLEDTISLFGSFDENIRLIEHELGVSVISRDSQLKVSGEDPEQVLFAVHAIENLMGLAARGEAINEQNVRYVLQLVREGREQEVQQLSAGVLCITAKGKPIKAKTLGQKKYVEAIQNNTVTLGIGPAGTGKTYLAVAAAVAAFRAKEINRIILTRPAVEAGERLGFLPGDLQSKVDPYLRPLYDALFDMLGPETYQKYLERGNIEVAPLAYMRGRTLDDSFIILDEAQNTSREQMKMFLTRLGFGSKIVITGDITQIDLPGDKVSGLREAMRVLKGVEDIAICRLNESDVVRHVIVQRIIKAYEVDEERKNKKENRR is encoded by the coding sequence ATGACAGAACAGACCATCAGTTTGGAGCGCTTGGAGGATACCATCAGCCTCTTTGGCTCCTTTGACGAGAATATCCGTTTGATCGAGCATGAGCTGGGGGTCTCGGTGATCAGCCGGGATTCCCAGCTGAAGGTGTCCGGGGAGGACCCGGAGCAAGTCCTATTTGCCGTGCATGCCATTGAGAATCTCATGGGCCTGGCCGCACGGGGAGAGGCTATCAACGAACAGAATGTGCGCTATGTCCTTCAGTTGGTGCGGGAGGGCCGGGAGCAGGAGGTACAGCAGCTGTCTGCCGGCGTGCTGTGCATCACTGCCAAGGGCAAGCCCATCAAGGCCAAGACCCTGGGCCAGAAGAAGTATGTGGAGGCTATTCAGAATAATACAGTTACCCTGGGTATCGGTCCCGCCGGTACCGGTAAGACCTATCTGGCGGTGGCAGCGGCAGTGGCTGCCTTCCGGGCCAAGGAGATTAACCGCATCATCCTGACCCGTCCTGCTGTGGAGGCCGGAGAACGGCTGGGCTTCCTGCCCGGCGATTTGCAGAGTAAGGTAGACCCCTACCTGCGTCCCCTGTACGACGCCCTGTTTGATATGCTGGGTCCGGAGACCTATCAGAAGTATCTGGAGCGGGGAAACATTGAGGTAGCTCCCTTGGCCTACATGCGTGGCCGTACCCTGGACGACAGCTTCATTATCCTGGATGAGGCCCAGAACACCTCCCGGGAGCAGATGAAGATGTTCCTGACCCGCCTGGGCTTTGGCTCCAAGATCGTCATTACCGGCGATATTACCCAGATCGACCTGCCCGGGGACAAAGTGTCCGGCCTGCGGGAGGCCATGCGGGTGCTCAAGGGCGTGGAGGATATTGCCATCTGCCGTCTCAATGAGAGCGATGTGGTCCGCCATGTGATCGTGCAGCGTATCATCAAGGCCTACGAGGTGGACGAGGAGCGCAAGAATAAAAAGGAGAACCGGAGATGA
- the ybeY gene encoding rRNA maturation RNase YbeY has product MTRLSLWGYELEVDEQATRAWYAQAEEWSCTCGHCRNFLALARERKLPEEILHILDSLSIPAEKATYVCELYHDESWEKKGLLYEISWRVAGAVVQTPEKKQNNGTAWGPPVVFPTFQMMVGHECYNIQPEFPEPSFDLDISLYLPWVLDEPLDGPEEETTLNHEIIIETEVDGAEEYADLLRQVIPAALAAEGVDVPCEVDVLFTDDEGIHQINLEQREVDRPTDVLSFPMFDLQPGEHPTQEDADPGDNLVPLGDMVISLERAKAQGEEYGHGTRREVAYLAVHSVLHLLGYDHMDEGPMKKQMRQREEEILGTLGIVRE; this is encoded by the coding sequence ATGACCCGGCTGTCCCTTTGGGGCTATGAGTTGGAGGTGGATGAACAGGCCACCCGAGCTTGGTATGCTCAGGCGGAGGAGTGGAGCTGTACCTGCGGACACTGCCGCAATTTCCTGGCTTTGGCCAGGGAACGGAAGCTGCCGGAGGAGATCCTGCATATCCTGGACAGCCTGTCCATCCCGGCGGAGAAGGCCACGTATGTGTGCGAACTTTACCATGACGAAAGCTGGGAAAAGAAGGGGCTGCTCTACGAAATCAGCTGGCGCGTGGCGGGCGCAGTGGTCCAAACGCCGGAGAAGAAACAGAATAACGGTACCGCTTGGGGCCCACCGGTCGTATTCCCCACATTTCAGATGATGGTGGGCCATGAGTGTTACAATATCCAGCCTGAGTTCCCTGAGCCGAGCTTTGATCTGGACATCAGTTTGTACCTGCCTTGGGTGCTGGACGAGCCCTTAGATGGGCCAGAGGAGGAGACAACATTGAACCACGAGATCATCATTGAGACCGAGGTGGACGGAGCGGAGGAGTATGCCGACCTGCTGCGGCAGGTGATTCCTGCCGCCCTGGCTGCTGAGGGAGTGGATGTGCCCTGCGAGGTGGACGTGCTGTTCACCGATGATGAGGGCATCCATCAGATCAACCTGGAGCAACGTGAGGTGGACCGGCCCACGGATGTGCTCTCCTTTCCCATGTTTGACCTTCAGCCCGGGGAACATCCCACCCAGGAGGACGCCGACCCCGGCGACAACCTGGTTCCTCTGGGAGATATGGTGATCTCCCTGGAGCGGGCGAAGGCTCAGGGAGAGGAGTACGGCCACGGCACCCGCCGGGAAGTGGCCTACCTGGCCGTCCACTCGGTGCTCCACCTGTTGGGGTACGACCATATGGACGAGGGCCCCATGAAAAAGCAAATGCGCCAGCGAGAGGAAGAAATTCTGGGAACGCTGGGCATTGTGAGAGAATAA
- the era gene encoding GTPase Era, translated as MEIKKSGIITLCGRPNVGKSTLTNALVGEKVAIVTNKPQTTRNRITAILNRGESQFVFVDTPGLHKARTRLGDYMVNVVKESVADVDGIMLLVEPIPNIGAPEQQLIDRIKTLGCPSVLVINKVDTLEQKEKLLEVIQVYTQAHDFTAVVPISAKTGEGVDELLNVLEGFLPNGPQLFPEGMVSDQPERQMMAEILREKLLLCLDKEIPHGTAVEITKFSERDDEVIEIDATIYCEKNSHKGIIIGKGGSMLKKVSSLARQDMERFMGTKVYLQTWVKVKENWRDNINLIHNFGYRDE; from the coding sequence ATGGAAATCAAAAAGTCGGGTATCATCACCCTGTGCGGACGGCCCAACGTGGGCAAGTCCACTCTGACCAATGCTCTGGTGGGGGAGAAGGTGGCCATCGTCACCAATAAGCCCCAGACCACCCGCAACCGAATTACCGCCATTTTGAACCGGGGAGAGAGCCAGTTCGTCTTTGTGGACACCCCCGGTCTCCATAAGGCACGCACCCGCCTGGGCGACTACATGGTGAATGTAGTCAAGGAGAGCGTGGCCGACGTGGATGGCATCATGCTGCTGGTGGAGCCCATTCCCAATATCGGCGCGCCCGAGCAGCAGCTCATCGACCGCATCAAAACTCTGGGCTGCCCCTCTGTGCTGGTCATCAACAAGGTGGATACTCTGGAGCAGAAGGAAAAGCTGCTGGAGGTCATCCAGGTCTACACTCAGGCCCACGACTTTACCGCCGTGGTGCCCATCTCCGCCAAAACCGGTGAGGGTGTGGACGAGCTGCTGAACGTGTTGGAGGGCTTCCTGCCCAACGGCCCCCAGCTCTTCCCCGAGGGCATGGTGTCCGACCAGCCCGAGCGGCAGATGATGGCGGAGATTTTAAGAGAGAAGCTGCTCCTTTGCTTGGACAAGGAGATTCCCCACGGCACCGCCGTGGAGATCACCAAGTTCTCTGAGCGGGACGACGAGGTCATCGAGATCGACGCCACTATTTACTGCGAAAAGAACAGCCACAAGGGTATTATCATCGGCAAGGGCGGCTCCATGCTGAAAAAAGTGTCCTCCCTGGCCCGGCAGGACATGGAGCGGTTTATGGGCACCAAGGTGTATCTCCAGACCTGGGTCAAGGTAAAAGAAAATTGGAGAGATAACATCAACCTCATTCACAATTTCGGCTATCGGGACGAATAA
- the recO gene encoding DNA repair protein RecO — protein sequence MHLHTKALVLRETAYKESDKILTLLTQEQGKLTASARGCRRKGSPLAAGSQLLVWSDFILYEYQGRWSVKEAEVEREFRGMREDLDKFSLGCYFGEVTQALALEGLPSPELLSLILNSLHALDRLDRPLALVKGAFELRAMCLAGYEPVLDACAVCGCQPEEPRFHLREGVLHCARCRGEVGDGVSMPLDQGALAAMRHVAYGDPKRLFSFQLEEKSLSAFADVAEAYLLTQLERGFSTLDFYKSLRLS from the coding sequence ATGCATCTGCACACCAAAGCCCTGGTTCTGCGGGAGACAGCGTATAAGGAATCGGACAAGATCCTCACCCTGCTCACTCAGGAGCAGGGAAAGCTTACCGCCTCCGCTCGGGGCTGCCGCCGGAAAGGCAGTCCTCTGGCTGCGGGCAGTCAGCTGTTGGTGTGGTCGGATTTTATCCTCTACGAGTATCAGGGGCGCTGGAGCGTGAAAGAGGCCGAGGTGGAGCGGGAGTTTCGCGGCATGCGGGAGGATTTGGACAAGTTCTCTCTGGGCTGCTACTTCGGTGAGGTGACCCAGGCGCTGGCCCTGGAGGGGCTGCCCAGTCCGGAGCTGCTGTCCCTCATTTTAAACAGCCTCCACGCCCTTGACCGGTTGGACCGCCCTCTGGCCCTGGTGAAGGGAGCCTTTGAGCTGCGTGCCATGTGTCTGGCGGGGTACGAGCCGGTGCTGGATGCCTGCGCCGTATGCGGCTGCCAGCCGGAGGAGCCCCGGTTCCACCTGCGGGAGGGGGTGCTTCACTGTGCCCGCTGCCGCGGCGAGGTGGGGGACGGGGTGTCCATGCCTCTGGATCAGGGGGCGCTGGCCGCCATGCGCCATGTGGCCTACGGAGACCCCAAACGGCTATTTTCCTTCCAGCTGGAGGAGAAGAGTCTGTCCGCCTTTGCCGATGTGGCCGAGGCCTATCTGCTTACCCAGCTGGAGCGGGGCTTCAGTACCCTGGACTTTTACAAATCGCTGCGGTTGAGTTAA